CCGGAATGCCGAAGGTATCGCTACGGGAGCCCTTGCTCGTTATGCCCGGTGGCGGTTAGGTCATACCAATCATCAACGTTGGCTCGACACCTCCCTTGCCCGTGGGCAGCGGTTACGAATTTGGATTGAAAGCAATCCCACCTATGCTCTCCGGCAGGCGGAAAGTTGGGCGTTAAGTGGTGGTTGCTCGTTTTGGGGCGTTCTAAACTCGATCTGTCGTGAAAATCCAACGTGGGGAATTGGCTGGGTCAATCAATACGGGCAGTTTATGGATGCCCGCCCCGGCGCAGGGAATTGGGCGAACGCTTGGGGCACGTGGTACGGACATGGACATACCGATGCTTATCTCTTCACGGGGAATCCAATGTTTCTCGATAGTGCGCGGGTGTTAGCCGATTACTTATTGGATCAGGATACCGATCTGGATGGCGGGATACCCGCTACCGTTGGCGACCCCCAAAATCAGGACCAATCTTGGGTATCGTGTTACATGGATTGGATGCTGCTCGATCCATTAATGAATTTCTCGAATTTTCCGCACGATCTTGGTGTATCGCGAATCGATGAGCCGGCAACATTGGTCGTACAAGGGGACAGTATTCGGGTAAGGTTCTCAGTTGTGAATTACGGGCGCAATCCGCTTGCTCCAACAATTGAAATACGGTTTGGTGCGAGCGAAACCAATGCGACCGTGACAGCGCAAATCACCGATACGACTTTGTCACCGGGCTTACGGCGGGAGTACACAGCCTTCGCGGGAGTTGCATCGCTGCCCACGATGTTTTGCGGAGTGCGTTTGACAACCGTCGATAGCAATTCTGTAAACGATACATTAGCGGTACGATTCCATGTACGGACTCAGCGAACGCTACCGGTAACAGTACAAAGTTACAATGCCGACACAACCCGGATTTCGTTTGCATTTACTTCGATGGAAGACCCAACTCGATGTTGGCAAATCGATACTGTGATGCAAGGCGTACGTTCAATCCAATTGGATGCGCAGGTTTTCGATGGGAATTGGAACTATGAGCTAATCCCTTCAATTCCATTTAAACCGTTAAGCGGCACATATACAGTTTCCAGTGCAGGTCAATCACTTTACCTTTCAATGCAACCAGCGTTCATCTGGCTGCTTGACGACGATTCAAGCGCTACATTCGAAACCTATTATCAAGCGGCGTTGGATTCCACCTTACATGGTGATTTAGTAAGGTACGACCGGATTGAAACAGTGCAGGACCTTCCGACCGACATCACGAAGTTCTACTGCGTCATTTGGTTTACCGGCAACCGTACTACCCCAATGGATAGCGTTCGCCGGGTCGCGATTCGTAATGCAATCGCCAATCGCACGGCGCTTCTGTTGACTGGACAAAACATCGGCGAACATCTAAGCCTGGTTGACTTACCGTTACTGAACCGGTTAGGAGCTTCGTTAAGAACACCTGACGCGAACAATTATCGACTACTCGGCGTATCGGGTTCCAATTGGTATGGTGTCAATACATTGATTGCCGGGGCGAGCGGTGCGAACAATCAGAATTCTCAAGACGGCTTCAATCAGGTGAACAATAGTACATCATGGGTCGTTTATCAGAGTGATATCATGTCGAATGCCGCCGTATCGACCGTAGTTCAAAACGAAGCTAAGACACTACTTTGCGGATTTGGGATGGAGGCGATTTCCAGTACCGGTAATAATTCCATGAAGAGCATGTTGCTCGATGCGCTGGATTGGTTGTTTCCGTTGGATGCAGTGGAAAAGCCAACCGTAGCATTGCCGCAATCGCTGTCACTGACTGCTTATCCCAATCCCTTTAACTCCGAACTCACGATCCATATAGAACTACCGCAAACTGGACGCGCGGAAGTTGCAGTTTTTAATCTTGCTGGTCAGGAAATCGTTCGCGAACGGTTGCAAAGCAACAATGGTAACACTTCCTGGACTTGGCGGGCAGACAAAGTAGCGTCAGGCGTATACTATGTAAAAGCGATGCAACAGAACCGAAGTGTGATGCAAAAAGTGGTATTGTTGAAGTAGTAACAAGCCATCAGTTCAATTGAGAGCAAAGGGCGGACACAAGGTCCGCCCATACTCGATTTAATGGATGAGATTACTTATCGTTACAGAAATTTTCGGTATACGGGAAATTTTTCGTGGTTACGTTCGATGATGAATCCGGCATGAAAGTATAACGATAACGGACCAGTCCATAAATCACCCGCTTCGATTTTCTCCTCGAATTTTACTGGGAATGCGTCTACAACAGTGTAACCGCGCTCTTTTAGATCGTCCAACACCAATTCAAGAAAACGTTTCGCATAGCCTTTGCGCCGAACCCGGGGAATCAGGAACCAGCAAGTAATCGCTGCAGCACCACGTTGCGCCCGCAAACGAAATTGCTTGCAGAGCTTCTCGAAGATATCACGGGAGGCGGCCTGTACCCACCCCACCGGCTCACCATTTTCATACAGTAAGTAACCATCGGAAACGCCGTCAGCAATCAGTTGATCGCGGAGCTTGCGGTTTTCCTCGGCACTGCGTTCTTCAAAATGATCCCAGTTCTTTGTCCACCAACCAGCGCAAAAACACCAATCGTGTTCGCACTCAGCACAATGCACTCGATAGAAATCATCGCGGTTATCGACTGAGAGTTGTTGGATTGTTAGTTTTGCCGACATATTCTTTTATTACTTCTACAAGATTGCTTAGTCACCCGCCGAACGGCGGATTCCTCGCAACGACACTACCCCATCTTAATATCCCAATCGTAGGGAATTTCCGGGTCTTTCCAGTCTTTACGGAATTCGTCAGGATTCTCGTAATTGTACACTTCGGTTACGGTATTCACTGTAATCGATGGATAATGAGAAATCCCTTTCCAACCGTGGTACACTCCTGCCGGGATTTTTACCGCGATGGGAGAATGCTCACCGATGAAAAATTCATTGACCGTTCCGAAGGTCGGTGAGCCGTTGCGGGCATCGTACAACGCCATTTTGATCATACCGTGTACGCAGGTCGCAAAGTCGGTTTGCTTAGCGTGATAGTGCCACCCTTTCACAACGCCGGGGTAGTTCGTCGTGATGTATACCTGCCCGAATTTCTCAAAATGGGGATCATCGTTACGGAGTATCTCCATTAAGTGTCCCCGCTCATCGGCAATCTTCCGGAGCTTTACAACGACGACGCCATCGATTAACTTTTGCTGCATTTCTTTATCCTTCTAAAACTCGTCAAAACTTACAAAAGAGGAGTGTTGAACACAAGATTCCAAATCATCTAATTGATTGGGCATTTCTCCGTACACACTACAACACATGCACAAAATCGGACAACAGGAAAAACATCCGGTCGATTAGTAAAGCGATACGAGTCATAACCGTATAACCGTAGCCTGCGCCAAAACCAATCATTAACAATCCAGTGCCAACCTTTGCAATCATGCCCCACGATCCAGTATGCTCTTTTGAGAAAAAGAAGTAAATCAGAATCGCCAATAATCCAACCACCGTGATGAAGTTTCCAATAAATCGCAGGAATGTAATGATACCTGGATTTGCTACAAACGCCGCAGTGCTTGCGGTATCGAACAATGGAATCATACTGGCGCGAAGCTGCTGGACAAAATCTGCTTCCGCGAATGCAACCACTGCCAATCCGGAATAGATACCGACAATCGCAGCGAGCGACCATCGCGACAGCCATCCGATATTGGGAATGAACCGGGTAAAGAGAAGTAATCCAAACACCAATGGAACGATTAGCCACCAGTCCCGGCCGGTTGAAAGCGGTGTCCAGAGATTCGGACGAATTGTGTTGTGCCAGGTAAGCGCGAGAATGTAACCCGCCGCAACCCCGACAAAGAGATGCTCTGCAAATTTGTAGAGCGGATTATCCTTGTACAGGAAAGAGAAAATCATAACTGTCAGAATGGCGGCAATGCCAAGACCAATTTGCTCAGACATGTTTTCCTCCTTTCCGCTTCGACGTAAACCATGCCACATTTCCTACAATAATCAGAAGGATGATGAAGGTGTGTCCAAACGCTTGCGCGTCCGTTGCTTTTGCCGCAAGAGCCCGGCGATCAACCAACTCTTCGTATTCACCGGCTCCGGTAATTCCAGTCAACATTCCTTTCAACTGTCCGGCATTGTAATACGCCGAATACTCCGGAACCGACACGGCGGCAGCGCCGGCGAGCAATGTCAAATTGAAACGACCTTGTGCATACTGGACATACTCTTTCGTGCCGGGATAACCGACTGATATGGAAACGACTGCTTTGAAATTCTTGTAATTTTCTACTTCCGCCATAATCGGCGCATCGGTGACCGCTCTGCCGCGATAATCGCGGGGAAATGCCCCTTTTAACGAGCGTCCCATTTCCACAATCACCGCTTCCCTGCCGTCTTTGTATCCCAAATTGATGTAATCGACTTGATCCTTGATGTTGGGAAAAAGCGTTCTCATTTGTTCGATTGCCCGTTCCGACATCGGCGGTCCAGCAGGATAGAGACTCAGTATTACAATCCGGCACTTTTTCTTGAAGAGATGATAAAATACTGCTTCCGTCATCGGATACAGCTCTGCTTTCGAGCCGGGGTCATAATCGTTGCTAACCAAAACCAACGAGCCTTCAGGAATCGCTTCCACTGTTTTGTAGAAACTCATTACCGGTTCCGAAGCACTAAGTGGCAGATTAATCGGAAAGAGCAACGGCAGTGTCACCGCAAACAACATGCATAAAAAGATCCAGCGTTTATCGAGCTTGGAGAGGTTCTCCCAAATCGTCGTCTTCATCAATCGCTTCCTCCCAACCAGCTCCGCTCAATTCCGAAGATCATCTTCAAACCGGTTGCTACTGCACCCATCGCGGCACCGATGAGAATCGCCCGTTGCGCCACCGTATTCGGAACATTCATTATCCAATCGACCAACAACGGAAAGTCGTTCCATAGCATTTTACCAAACGGAACGCGACCGAGCATCACAATTACTGCGGTAACTGCGAGAAACCATGCTTGCCAACTCCGTACCCGAAACGCTCGAAACGCCGCCGAGGCGATAAAAAACGCCAGTGTCGCGTACATCGTTGAAGCCATCGGTGTATAAAAATTGAAGTAGATCATGTCATTGAAAAAGGTGCCTGGTTCGATCCCCCAGAAGATTCCGCTAATCGAAGTGACCACGAGCGAAACCAAGATCACCCATTTGTACATCCAATCTTCTTTCTTCGTCATCACTTGATCGAGTGAGACGCGCACAAGATTGGCAACGCCGAGGATGGTGGCGGCGGATGTGATAATGATTGCCCACTGTTGAATCCGTCCGGCGGCGTCGTTCACTACATAGTGCGGCACTAAGTACTGCACAATCATGAAGAGCCCGGAGGCAAAAAGGATAATAATTGGGATTTCGCGTTTCACTTCGGTTTCCTGATTCGGATTTCGGAAAGAAAACAACCTGAACATCTATTTGGAACGCTGGACTCGAATGTCCAACAGACTGAACTGCGATGCTCTACATTTCAAAAAGACGGGTGAATTGGGTTACACCCATCGTCTCAAGGATCGAACCGATGACGATGAGACTCATTGCCAGAACTTTCATCCAGTCGGTCCCGCGCAAAGTACCTAACAAACCGGGATCACCGCTGATATAGGAGCTGGCAGCAAAGAACTCTTCACCGATAAGCGTATAATCACAGGCTACGACAAAAAACGGAAGTTGATGGACATTCGATGTACCGGCAATTTGAATCGCGCCAGTTGAAAATCCGACTTCACTCAAAATGAGGGACTCCGCAAAGAACGCGCCCATAAAGAGATTCGCTGCTGGTTTTTCCCGCAACATGATGCCGCTGCAACCCGCTGTGTAGGCGAATTGTTCTTCAGAAAGGAACCGGATATTGTCGGGGACGTACGCTTCCGGTCGACCGGCATTGGTCGCACCGGATTTAACCGCTTCTTCGGCAACGGGGACAACAAAACTTGACATTAGGGGAACGATAATGGGGACATCATAGTCCGCGGTGCGGCGCGCTACCTCAGTGAGAATAATCATTGCCGCAATCGTCTGAATGTTGTCGACGCCTTGCGAACCGGGCGCGAACAACACCGGTTTACCCATTTCCGTAGCTCTGCCGATCGCTTCATCAATGGCGTCCAAACCCGCGATCCGGCGGACGAAAAATTTCTTACCGGTTTTCGCTTGATTCGTTAGGTAAAGGATCGAACCAAAGAACAACGCAATCAGTAAAATTACCACGATATGCTTAACGTTTATCCAAGACGGTATCGCCCGTACCGGCCCCACAACATTGGATGTAATCGCAACACGATTTAACGTGTCGACGAAGAGACTATCGTTTATCAGTTTCGACAAAGCATAATCGACTCGTAGGCGATACCAATAGTCCTTATTGGGTTGTAATGCATTGGTTCCATTCGCCGAACCGTCATCGACAAAATTCTTTGTTGTGATTTCCAAGGGGGCGATGTTTTGCCACTTACCGTCGGCAGATTCTGACCGCTGCAACAGAAAAGCATAGATTTGGGTATCAGGCGGTCGCGGGACGGTGTCCCATTGGATCGCAATCGCCTTTCCGGCATCATTCGGAACATCTTGGGCTTTGAGACCCAGATCAAGAGCAGATGTTGTTGTAGGAATAGACCAACACGTGAAAAGGATGAGCAGCCAGACTGCTTTTCCCGGACGAAGATACTTCACAATCGCTCCAACACTGAATCGGACGAAAACTCTGGAATTTAACAAGATGCGGAGAGAATTTGTCTTTTCCAACGTTAACTATGCCGAACGATGATTTCTTGCTTTGTTTGTATAATACCAACCCCCTAAGAAGCTAACAACTGGAACGGAAACGGAGAGCGATCACTTTTCTTAGCAAAACACAAGCGGAGACCCATACAAGTCGTCTAACATTTACATATATTGCATATCTATTATTTTATTGGTTATTACTGAGTTATATTATCGTTAACAGCCATTGTTCATGTATGTTTCATCAAGGGGGGAGAAGTGAAAAACACAGGAATCATTTTGCTGACGGTGTTCTCAATAGCAATATGTGCTCATGCACAGCTTACC
This bacterium DNA region includes the following protein-coding sequences:
- a CDS encoding T9SS type A sorting domain-containing protein, producing MMISKPILITRNNTLRLGILFLVALSVTPLLATPYWTPEQIAAQEAGLLPVPDALGPSTPPRPPQIEPYNYYTQYLRTADWLVGLQVTTAGADFGGEREGETGSLYTIIQTDNTQECIVVWSNAKRITGIDTLYQQAIANAWIYNRRWPAWLEEGSNGSYYRSHNAGWGIAATMAYITNTQDSSVIGYGDSCANYIMQYPCSGSSNTDRNAEGIATGALARYARWRLGHTNHQRWLDTSLARGQRLRIWIESNPTYALRQAESWALSGGCSFWGVLNSICRENPTWGIGWVNQYGQFMDARPGAGNWANAWGTWYGHGHTDAYLFTGNPMFLDSARVLADYLLDQDTDLDGGIPATVGDPQNQDQSWVSCYMDWMLLDPLMNFSNFPHDLGVSRIDEPATLVVQGDSIRVRFSVVNYGRNPLAPTIEIRFGASETNATVTAQITDTTLSPGLRREYTAFAGVASLPTMFCGVRLTTVDSNSVNDTLAVRFHVRTQRTLPVTVQSYNADTTRISFAFTSMEDPTRCWQIDTVMQGVRSIQLDAQVFDGNWNYELIPSIPFKPLSGTYTVSSAGQSLYLSMQPAFIWLLDDDSSATFETYYQAALDSTLHGDLVRYDRIETVQDLPTDITKFYCVIWFTGNRTTPMDSVRRVAIRNAIANRTALLLTGQNIGEHLSLVDLPLLNRLGASLRTPDANNYRLLGVSGSNWYGVNTLIAGASGANNQNSQDGFNQVNNSTSWVVYQSDIMSNAAVSTVVQNEAKTLLCGFGMEAISSTGNNSMKSMLLDALDWLFPLDAVEKPTVALPQSLSLTAYPNPFNSELTIHIELPQTGRAEVAVFNLAGQEIVRERLQSNNGNTSWTWRADKVASGVYYVKAMQQNRSVMQKVVLLK
- a CDS encoding GNAT family N-acetyltransferase, coding for MSAKLTIQQLSVDNRDDFYRVHCAECEHDWCFCAGWWTKNWDHFEERSAEENRKLRDQLIADGVSDGYLLYENGEPVGWVQAASRDIFEKLCKQFRLRAQRGAAAITCWFLIPRVRRKGYAKRFLELVLDDLKERGYTVVDAFPVKFEEKIEAGDLWTGPLSLYFHAGFIIERNHEKFPVYRKFL
- a CDS encoding dTDP-4-dehydrorhamnose 3,5-epimerase family protein, whose product is MQQKLIDGVVVVKLRKIADERGHLMEILRNDDPHFEKFGQVYITTNYPGVVKGWHYHAKQTDFATCVHGMIKMALYDARNGSPTFGTVNEFFIGEHSPIAVKIPAGVYHGWKGISHYPSITVNTVTEVYNYENPDEFRKDWKDPEIPYDWDIKMG
- a CDS encoding fibronectin type III domain-containing protein, whose translation is MKYLRPGKAVWLLILFTCWSIPTTTSALDLGLKAQDVPNDAGKAIAIQWDTVPRPPDTQIYAFLLQRSESADGKWQNIAPLEITTKNFVDDGSANGTNALQPNKDYWYRLRVDYALSKLINDSLFVDTLNRVAITSNVVGPVRAIPSWINVKHIVVILLIALFFGSILYLTNQAKTGKKFFVRRIAGLDAIDEAIGRATEMGKPVLFAPGSQGVDNIQTIAAMIILTEVARRTADYDVPIIVPLMSSFVVPVAEEAVKSGATNAGRPEAYVPDNIRFLSEEQFAYTAGCSGIMLREKPAANLFMGAFFAESLILSEVGFSTGAIQIAGTSNVHQLPFFVVACDYTLIGEEFFAASSYISGDPGLLGTLRGTDWMKVLAMSLIVIGSILETMGVTQFTRLFEM